From Nymphaea colorata isolate Beijing-Zhang1983 chromosome 6, ASM883128v2, whole genome shotgun sequence, a single genomic window includes:
- the LOC116256697 gene encoding uncharacterized protein LOC116256697 isoform X2: MGDVKFPKGSPVMGPLMRKQRKKQVKDELDRLKLAEKKKRRLEKALAASAAIRSELEKKKQKKKEEQQRLDEEGAAIAEAVALHVLMEEKSEDSCLSDKEEPFLVQKSPSVSASVFPAPCNASSSTNCWDNVYCMGGSLVSESFRDLHLYGRISGAPENCLWNPTSYCDIFQVAEISGIVASQAIASLKIAEDVCSASLTAPDTVKKNRCLW, encoded by the exons ATGGGTGATGTGAAGTTTCCTAAGGGATCACCGGTAATGGGTCCTCTCATGCGgaagcaaaggaaaaaacaagTTAAAGATGAACTGGACCGTCTAAAGTTAGCTGAGAAGAAGAAGCGACGCTTAGAGAAGGCGCTTGCAGCATCAGCTGCTATTCGTTCTGaacttgaaaagaagaaacagaaaaagaaagaagaacagcAACGGCTGGATGAAGAAGGTGCAGCTATTGCAGAGGCGGTAGCTCTCCATGTTCTGATGGAAGAAAAATCTGAAGATTCATGTCTTTCGGATAAGGAGGAACCTTTTCTTGTTCAGAAGTCTCCTAGTGTTTCCGCCAGCGTCTTTCCTGCACCCTGCAATGCAAGTTCTAGTACCAATTGCTGGGACAATGTATATTGCATGGGTGGCAGCTTGGTTTCTGAATCGTTCAG GGACTTGCATCTATATGGAAGAATTTCTGGCGCTCCTGAGAATTGCCTGTGGAATCCTACCTCATACTGTGACATCTTCCAGGTTGCAGAAATCTCTGGAATTGTTGCATCACAAGCTATTGCCTCACTAAAAATTGCTGAGGATGTTTGTTCTGCAAGTCTAACTGCCCCAGACACAGTCAAGAAGAATCGTTGTTTGTGGTGA
- the LOC116256771 gene encoding uncharacterized protein LOC116256771 produces METRAPLRPTYLNVYRWPESDVEFVKTVAEKGTGSNGSICSSGRRREYQRVVDSYSCRQMYLRSYTFSRKETVPEKTRKFVGKLKMKAFRSRRSGGGSSGSLSCDSLVSVFLRVLSCTTKLDVVDPSK; encoded by the coding sequence ATGGAGACCAGAGCGCCGTTGAGACCAACATATCTCAACGTTTATAGGTGGCCGGAATCCGACGTCGAGTTCGTCAAGACGGTGGCGGAAAAGGGGACTGGTAGTAATGGTAGTATTTGCTCGTCTGGGAGGAGGAGGGAATACCAGAGAGTTGTGGACAGCTATTCCTGCAGGCAGATGTACCTGAGGAGCTATACTTTCTCCAGGAAGGAGACAGTCCCCGAGAAAACTAGAAAATTTGTGGGGAAGTTGAAGATGAAGGCGTTCCGATCGAGGAGGAGCGGTGGGGGATCATCAGGGTCGCTGTCCTGCGACTCGCTCGTCTCTGTCTTCCTCAGAGTCCTGTCATGCACCACCAAACTCGACGTGGTGGATCCGTCCAAGTGA
- the LOC116256697 gene encoding uncharacterized protein LOC116256697 isoform X1: protein MGDVKFPKGSPVMGPLMRKQRKKQVKDELDRLKLAEKKKRRLEKALAASAAIRSELEKKKQKKKEEQQRLDEEGAAIAEAVALHVLMEEKSEDSCLSDKEEPFLVQKSPSVSASVFPAPCNASSSTNCWDNVYCMGGSLVSESFRSALGEDGWSLIHSLPHRFSDHGFSLSDRDLHLYGRISGAPENCLWNPTSYCDIFQVAEISGIVASQAIASLKIAEDVCSASLTAPDTVKKNRCLW from the coding sequence ATGGGTGATGTGAAGTTTCCTAAGGGATCACCGGTAATGGGTCCTCTCATGCGgaagcaaaggaaaaaacaagTTAAAGATGAACTGGACCGTCTAAAGTTAGCTGAGAAGAAGAAGCGACGCTTAGAGAAGGCGCTTGCAGCATCAGCTGCTATTCGTTCTGaacttgaaaagaagaaacagaaaaagaaagaagaacagcAACGGCTGGATGAAGAAGGTGCAGCTATTGCAGAGGCGGTAGCTCTCCATGTTCTGATGGAAGAAAAATCTGAAGATTCATGTCTTTCGGATAAGGAGGAACCTTTTCTTGTTCAGAAGTCTCCTAGTGTTTCCGCCAGCGTCTTTCCTGCACCCTGCAATGCAAGTTCTAGTACCAATTGCTGGGACAATGTATATTGCATGGGTGGCAGCTTGGTTTCTGAATCGTTCAGGTCTGCATTAGGAGAGGATGGTTGGTCTCTGATCCATTCTCTCCCTCATAGATTTTCAGACCATGGTTTTTCTCTGTCTGACAGGGACTTGCATCTATATGGAAGAATTTCTGGCGCTCCTGAGAATTGCCTGTGGAATCCTACCTCATACTGTGACATCTTCCAGGTTGCAGAAATCTCTGGAATTGTTGCATCACAAGCTATTGCCTCACTAAAAATTGCTGAGGATGTTTGTTCTGCAAGTCTAACTGCCCCAGACACAGTCAAGAAGAATCGTTGTTTGTGGTGA